From a region of the Corallococcus silvisoli genome:
- a CDS encoding protein kinase domain-containing protein, with protein sequence MLAPDALVLDGRFRVLGPLGSGGMGEVYLGEQVSLGRKVAIKVLHHDLHTQAGMAERFKREARLLSAVEHPAVVRIVDFGQSGDAACLVMEFVEGQSLHDALQHGPLVAPRALALLQQLAEGLAAIHDKGIIHRDLKPENVLISPSVRGEQARLLDFGIARLVEPDANSALSQVGVVLGTPEYLSPEQALGAKVDTRSDLYSFGVLAYRVLSGRLPFDGPSPRHFLSQHASSAPLPLERAAPQLSRYVGLLSLVMRLLDKDPAKRPQSANELADALGLAHAALMAFTPSQGTPIVHAATPSSGTAAFGVNTAPAVSGSGTSAFGVAPAPAVSGSGTSAFGVTPAQGGAPAAMAPPAQPRTGTAAFGTAARVTGPLGTVTGGAAVAKAQNVTVMLTDIQGFTERMSRQTHEENARMLDTHDRLLMPLVREHDGRLVQKRGDALLAVFRAPSASIRCGMAMQQALWRYNQTVPPEHELHVRVCLHAGEVVVTNDAVFGEPMEVVKAVEHVAAAGEVTFTEAVNMVRNRAEAPAEPCGAIPLPGREEQVQLYRVTRAAEGSPFGARLGQSEPGAKGASPLAGLVAKAREGLGTLRRRPRLLGGIAAATALLVAGIAWTVHANDPLVRARALLKQGKAAEALQRLSEPDVPRSAVTTRLRATAKHAVGAHNEEHGLLLSLDKAGREAPEMELLDGLAEDFGENEKDLSARRALEALPSATVRSHLESLTRGEPSSKQWGALRYLDSPKDNAGLDLVGLYAAALASGDCGIRTKAAQRLMALGDPAALPALTRAAEAPREKQPGAKACNAQALTRAIEELKKKSAP encoded by the coding sequence GTGCTGGCCCCCGACGCACTGGTCCTCGACGGTCGTTTCCGGGTCCTCGGGCCCTTGGGCTCTGGGGGCATGGGCGAGGTGTACCTGGGTGAGCAGGTCTCCCTGGGCCGCAAGGTCGCCATCAAGGTCCTGCACCACGACCTGCACACGCAGGCCGGCATGGCCGAGCGCTTCAAGCGCGAGGCCCGCCTGCTGTCGGCCGTGGAGCACCCGGCGGTGGTGCGCATCGTGGACTTCGGCCAGTCCGGTGACGCCGCGTGTCTGGTGATGGAGTTCGTGGAGGGGCAGAGCCTCCACGACGCGCTCCAGCACGGCCCGCTGGTCGCGCCCCGGGCGCTGGCGCTGCTCCAGCAGCTGGCGGAAGGGCTGGCGGCCATCCACGACAAGGGGATCATCCACCGCGACCTGAAGCCGGAGAACGTCCTCATTTCACCATCCGTCCGGGGCGAGCAGGCGCGCCTGTTGGACTTCGGCATCGCGCGGCTGGTGGAGCCGGACGCGAACAGCGCCCTCAGCCAGGTGGGCGTGGTGCTGGGCACGCCGGAGTACCTGTCCCCGGAGCAGGCCCTGGGCGCGAAGGTGGACACGCGCAGCGACCTGTACTCCTTCGGAGTGCTGGCCTACCGCGTCCTCTCCGGGCGGCTGCCGTTCGACGGGCCGTCGCCGCGCCACTTCCTGTCCCAGCACGCCTCGTCCGCGCCGCTGCCGCTGGAGCGCGCGGCCCCGCAGCTGTCTCGCTACGTGGGGCTGTTGTCGCTGGTGATGCGGCTGCTGGACAAGGACCCGGCGAAGCGGCCCCAGTCGGCGAATGAGCTGGCGGACGCGCTGGGGCTGGCGCACGCGGCGCTGATGGCGTTCACGCCGAGCCAGGGCACGCCCATCGTCCACGCGGCGACGCCCTCCAGTGGGACGGCGGCCTTCGGGGTGAACACGGCGCCAGCGGTCTCCGGCTCGGGGACGTCCGCGTTCGGCGTGGCCCCGGCGCCAGCGGTCTCCGGCTCGGGGACGTCCGCGTTCGGCGTGACCCCGGCGCAGGGAGGAGCGCCCGCGGCGATGGCCCCTCCGGCGCAGCCCCGCACGGGCACGGCGGCGTTCGGCACGGCGGCCCGGGTAACGGGCCCGCTGGGGACGGTGACGGGTGGCGCGGCGGTGGCGAAGGCGCAGAACGTGACGGTGATGCTCACGGACATCCAGGGCTTCACCGAGCGCATGAGCCGGCAGACGCACGAGGAGAACGCGCGGATGCTGGACACGCACGACCGGCTGCTGATGCCGCTGGTGCGCGAGCACGACGGGCGCCTGGTGCAGAAGCGCGGCGACGCGTTGTTGGCCGTCTTCCGGGCCCCTTCCGCCTCCATCCGCTGCGGCATGGCGATGCAGCAGGCGCTGTGGCGCTACAACCAGACGGTGCCGCCCGAGCACGAGCTCCACGTCCGCGTGTGTCTGCACGCGGGCGAGGTGGTGGTGACGAACGACGCGGTGTTTGGCGAGCCGATGGAGGTCGTGAAGGCGGTGGAGCACGTGGCCGCCGCGGGCGAGGTGACGTTCACCGAAGCCGTGAACATGGTGCGCAACCGCGCCGAGGCCCCGGCCGAACCGTGCGGCGCCATTCCCCTGCCCGGCCGCGAGGAGCAGGTGCAGCTCTACCGGGTGACGCGCGCGGCGGAGGGTTCGCCGTTCGGGGCGCGGCTGGGGCAGTCGGAGCCCGGGGCGAAGGGCGCCTCACCGCTGGCCGGCCTGGTCGCGAAGGCACGCGAGGGGCTGGGGACGCTGCGACGGCGCCCGCGGCTGCTGGGTGGCATCGCGGCGGCGACGGCGCTGTTGGTAGCGGGGATCGCCTGGACGGTGCACGCGAATGATCCGCTGGTGCGGGCGCGGGCCCTGCTGAAGCAAGGCAAGGCCGCCGAAGCGCTCCAGCGGTTGAGCGAACCGGACGTGCCCAGGAGCGCCGTGACGACGCGGCTACGCGCGACGGCGAAGCACGCCGTGGGTGCACACAACGAGGAGCACGGCCTGCTCCTGAGCCTGGACAAGGCGGGCCGGGAGGCTCCGGAGATGGAGCTGCTGGACGGGCTGGCGGAGGACTTCGGGGAGAACGAGAAGGACCTCTCCGCGCGCAGGGCCCTGGAGGCCCTTCCCTCCGCCACGGTGCGCTCGCACCTTGAATCTCTGACGCGGGGAGAGCCCTCGTCGAAGCAGTGGGGCGCGCTGCGCTATCTGGACTCCCCCAAGGACAACGCGGGCCTGGACCTCGTGGGCCTCTACGCGGCGGCGCTGGCCTCCGGTGACTGCGGCATCCGCACCAAGGCGGCCCAGCGGCTGATGGCCCTGGGCGACCCCGCCGCCCTGCCCGCCCTCACGCGCGCGGCGGAGGCCCCGCGCGAGAAGCAGCCCGGCGCCAAGGCCTGCAACGCCCAGGCGCTCACCCGCGCCATCGAAGAGCTGAAGAAGAAGTCCGCGCCCTGA
- the blaCOR gene encoding COR family subclass B1 metallo-beta-lactamase — MISLRTCALLLLLTASATAHSAPTASPEEFVLAKDVRVRRIAPGVWLHVTKADKKWGGTAANGLLVEDGDASILVDTGWTPRQSKLLLTWARDTLHHPVRAALVTHFHVDRTGGIPTLDAQGIPVHSREDTARRAAAQGNPVPQQRLSDAQDFGPLSVFFPGAGHTADNLVVLHPATRTLFGGCFIRDATGKGMGNLEDADLAAWPASLQRERAHFPDVRIVVPGHESPGGPELLDHTEALLRAASR, encoded by the coding sequence ATGATCTCACTTCGAACCTGCGCCCTCCTGCTCCTCCTCACGGCCAGCGCCACCGCCCACTCCGCCCCCACCGCCTCCCCTGAAGAGTTCGTGCTCGCGAAGGACGTTCGCGTGCGACGCATCGCGCCCGGCGTGTGGCTGCACGTCACGAAGGCCGACAAGAAGTGGGGCGGCACCGCCGCGAACGGGCTCCTCGTGGAGGACGGCGACGCCTCCATCCTCGTCGACACGGGCTGGACGCCCCGTCAGTCCAAGCTCCTGCTCACCTGGGCCCGCGACACGCTCCACCACCCGGTGCGCGCCGCGCTGGTGACGCACTTCCACGTCGACCGGACCGGCGGCATCCCCACGCTGGACGCCCAGGGCATCCCGGTCCACTCGCGCGAGGACACCGCCCGCCGCGCCGCCGCGCAGGGCAACCCCGTCCCCCAACAGCGCCTGTCGGATGCGCAGGACTTCGGGCCGCTGTCGGTGTTCTTCCCCGGCGCGGGCCACACGGCCGACAACCTCGTCGTCCTCCACCCGGCCACGCGCACCCTCTTCGGCGGCTGCTTCATCCGGGACGCCACCGGGAAGGGCATGGGCAACCTGGAGGACGCGGACCTCGCCGCCTGGCCCGCGAGCCTCCAGCGCGAGCGCGCGCACTTCCCTGACGTGCGCATCGTCGTGCCCGGACACGAAAGCCCCGGCGGGCCGGAGCTGCTCGACCACACCGAGGCCCTGCTGCGCGCCGCCTCGCGCTGA
- a CDS encoding GNAT family N-acetyltransferase, with translation MSTELVLRPIEARDDAAMAAVIRAVMPEFGADGPGFALHDPEVDTMSAAYSRPRHGYFVVVHEGQVVGGAGIAPLDGGTPDVCELRKMYFLPAARGHGMGERLLRHCLEFARSAGFQRCYLETLGGMEQAQKLYRRLGFEPLSAPMGRTGHFGCDRWYAMNLSPPA, from the coding sequence ATGAGCACGGAACTGGTGTTGAGGCCCATCGAGGCCCGGGACGACGCGGCGATGGCCGCGGTCATCCGCGCGGTGATGCCGGAGTTCGGAGCGGACGGTCCGGGCTTCGCCCTCCACGACCCGGAAGTGGACACGATGAGCGCGGCCTACAGCCGCCCCCGGCACGGGTATTTCGTCGTTGTTCATGAGGGGCAGGTGGTGGGCGGCGCGGGCATCGCGCCGCTGGACGGGGGCACTCCGGACGTCTGCGAACTGCGCAAGATGTACTTCCTGCCGGCGGCCCGAGGCCATGGCATGGGCGAGCGCCTGTTGAGACACTGTCTGGAGTTCGCGCGAAGCGCGGGCTTTCAACGGTGCTACCTCGAAACCCTGGGGGGCATGGAGCAGGCCCAGAAGCTCTACCGGAGGCTTGGCTTCGAACCGCTGAGCGCCCCCATGGGCCGCACCGGCCACTTCGGCTGTGACCGCTGGTACGCGATGAACCTCTCCCCGCCCGCCTGA
- a CDS encoding endonuclease III domain-containing protein, with product MADSKQPRPTIAPRRAPRTQSARTAHAAASDAEKLPFDIEEVLRRVRHEVRSFADAAMFELAARGHGSLFEQLIACILSIRTLDEVSLPASLRLLGRARTPEALARLSPEEIDALIRPVTFHEGKAAQVHAIAMRTRDEFHGQLPADADVLQSFKGVGPKCAHLALGIACGHEVISVDIHVHRVTNRWGYVKASTPERTLAALEAVLPRPYWVELNRLLVPFGKHVCTGTRPKCSTCPVLPYCRQEGVTSHR from the coding sequence ATGGCGGACAGCAAGCAGCCCCGACCCACGATCGCGCCCCGGCGCGCACCGCGCACCCAGAGCGCACGCACCGCGCACGCCGCCGCTTCGGACGCGGAGAAGCTCCCGTTCGACATCGAGGAGGTCCTGCGCCGCGTGCGCCACGAGGTGCGCTCCTTCGCGGACGCGGCCATGTTCGAGCTGGCCGCCAGAGGCCACGGCTCCCTCTTCGAACAGCTCATCGCGTGCATCCTCTCCATCCGCACGCTCGATGAGGTCAGCCTCCCCGCGTCACTCCGGCTCCTCGGCCGCGCGCGCACGCCGGAAGCCCTCGCGCGCCTCTCGCCAGAAGAGATCGACGCGCTCATCCGCCCCGTCACCTTCCACGAAGGCAAGGCCGCCCAGGTCCACGCCATCGCCATGCGCACGCGCGATGAGTTCCACGGCCAGCTCCCCGCCGACGCGGACGTGCTCCAGTCCTTCAAGGGCGTGGGCCCCAAGTGCGCGCACCTGGCGCTCGGCATCGCGTGTGGCCATGAGGTCATCAGCGTGGACATCCACGTCCACCGCGTCACCAACCGCTGGGGCTACGTGAAGGCCTCCACTCCGGAGCGCACGCTCGCCGCGCTCGAAGCCGTCCTCCCGCGCCCCTACTGGGTGGAGCTGAACCGGCTCCTCGTCCCCTTCGGCAAGCACGTGTGCACCGGCACCCGGCCCAAGTGCTCCACCTGCCCCGTGCTCCCCTACTGCCGACAGGAGGGCGTCACCTCCCACCGCTGA
- a CDS encoding acyl-CoA dehydrogenase family protein, which yields MLDTPSRPSARELLSLSGLAPLVPMLYIAWTDGELTGEELKALGAAARAQPWLDLKSSTVLALWVDPLRPPPPRELAILREHIRATAETLASSQQQNLAELGVQLAQALAGEAPLNVPPAELAKALATLEATLGVDGKEAVRSLVPRASRVPHAEPRSHAASFDPAAMTAVLDRTYAGVRQQVRGWLRDADFRYKEGLTSTEYREQVFDWLRHLADDGLGQLAFPKGREGGADLGAFIAAFETLAFFDLSLVIKAGVHFGLFGSSILFLGTKRHHQQYLPKVATLELPGCFAMSELGHGSNVRDCETVARYDADAGEFVIDTPSETARKEWIGNAARHARMATVFAQLEVDGERLGVHALLVPLRDAHGKVLPGIRIEDCGEKMGLNGVDNGRLWFHQVRVPRENLLDRYGQVTEAGEYTSSITGDSKRFFTMLGALVAGRVSVACASLSAAKSALTIAVRYGDLRRQFGPAGAREVRLLDHQSHQLRLLPLVAKAYALDFALEYLVDRYVHRTEDDAREVEALAAGLKAYASWNTTATVQESREACGGQGYLTANRLSSLKADTDVFTTFEGDNTVLMQLVAKGLLTGYRQRFEDDRVFAVLKLLMDQAATVVMDRNPIAGRRTDSDHLRDSDFQLRALRFREEALLASVSKRIRKRLSAGVEAFEAFNQVQAHLLALAHASVERIVLEQFLRGVAAVKDEALKPVLGLLADLFGLSCLESASGWFLEHGYLEAPKAQAIRKERVKLCAELRPDAVGLVDAFGIPDACLAAPIGLGRLAPGGDRFDDAAADGSRTT from the coding sequence ATGCTCGACACCCCTTCACGTCCCTCCGCCCGGGAGCTGCTGTCCCTGTCCGGCCTCGCCCCGCTGGTCCCCATGCTCTACATCGCCTGGACGGACGGCGAGCTGACCGGCGAGGAGCTCAAGGCCCTGGGCGCCGCCGCCCGCGCCCAGCCCTGGCTGGACCTCAAGTCCAGCACCGTGCTGGCGCTCTGGGTGGATCCGCTCCGGCCGCCCCCGCCCCGCGAGCTGGCCATCCTGCGCGAACACATCCGCGCCACCGCCGAGACGCTGGCCAGCAGCCAGCAGCAGAACCTGGCGGAGCTGGGCGTGCAGCTGGCCCAGGCGCTCGCGGGGGAGGCGCCCCTGAACGTCCCCCCCGCGGAGCTGGCGAAGGCCCTGGCCACCCTGGAGGCCACCCTGGGCGTGGATGGCAAGGAGGCGGTGCGCTCGCTGGTGCCTCGGGCCTCGCGCGTCCCGCACGCGGAGCCCCGCTCCCACGCGGCCTCCTTCGACCCGGCGGCGATGACGGCCGTGCTGGACCGCACCTACGCGGGCGTGCGCCAGCAGGTGCGCGGGTGGCTGCGGGACGCGGACTTCCGCTACAAGGAAGGCCTCACCTCCACCGAGTACCGCGAGCAGGTCTTCGACTGGCTCCGGCACCTGGCGGATGACGGCCTGGGGCAGCTCGCCTTCCCCAAGGGGCGCGAGGGCGGCGCGGACCTGGGCGCGTTCATCGCCGCGTTCGAGACGCTCGCCTTCTTCGACCTGAGCCTCGTCATCAAGGCGGGCGTCCACTTCGGCCTGTTCGGCTCCAGCATCCTGTTCCTGGGCACGAAGCGGCACCACCAGCAGTACCTGCCGAAGGTCGCCACGCTGGAGCTGCCCGGCTGCTTCGCGATGAGCGAGCTGGGCCACGGCTCCAACGTGCGCGACTGCGAGACGGTGGCCCGCTACGACGCGGACGCGGGCGAGTTCGTCATCGACACGCCGTCGGAGACCGCGCGCAAGGAGTGGATTGGCAACGCGGCCCGGCACGCGCGCATGGCCACGGTGTTCGCGCAGCTGGAGGTGGACGGCGAGCGGCTGGGCGTGCACGCGCTGCTCGTCCCCCTGCGCGACGCGCACGGCAAGGTGCTGCCGGGCATCCGCATCGAGGACTGCGGCGAGAAGATGGGCCTCAACGGCGTGGACAACGGACGGCTGTGGTTCCACCAGGTGCGCGTGCCGCGCGAGAACCTGCTCGACCGCTACGGGCAGGTGACCGAAGCGGGCGAGTACACCAGCTCCATCACCGGCGACTCCAAGCGCTTCTTCACCATGCTGGGCGCGCTCGTCGCCGGCCGCGTGAGCGTGGCGTGCGCGTCCCTGAGCGCGGCCAAGAGCGCGCTGACCATCGCCGTGCGCTACGGCGACCTGCGCCGCCAGTTCGGCCCCGCCGGCGCCCGCGAGGTGCGGCTGCTGGACCATCAGTCGCACCAGCTGCGGCTCCTGCCCCTCGTCGCCAAGGCGTACGCGCTGGACTTCGCGCTGGAGTACCTGGTGGACCGCTACGTCCACCGCACCGAGGACGACGCGCGCGAGGTGGAGGCGCTCGCCGCGGGCCTGAAGGCCTACGCGTCGTGGAACACCACCGCCACGGTGCAGGAGTCCCGCGAGGCGTGCGGCGGCCAGGGCTACCTCACCGCCAACCGGCTGTCCTCGCTGAAGGCGGACACGGACGTGTTCACCACCTTCGAGGGCGACAACACCGTGCTCATGCAGCTGGTGGCCAAGGGCCTGCTCACGGGCTACCGCCAGCGCTTCGAGGACGACCGCGTCTTCGCGGTGCTCAAGCTCCTCATGGACCAGGCCGCCACGGTGGTGATGGACCGCAACCCCATCGCGGGCCGGAGGACGGACAGCGACCACCTGCGCGACAGCGACTTCCAGCTGCGCGCGCTGCGCTTCCGCGAGGAGGCGCTGCTCGCCTCCGTGTCCAAGCGCATCCGCAAGCGGCTGTCCGCGGGCGTGGAGGCGTTCGAGGCCTTCAACCAGGTGCAGGCGCACCTGCTGGCGCTGGCGCACGCGAGCGTGGAGCGCATCGTGCTGGAGCAGTTCCTGCGCGGCGTGGCGGCGGTGAAGGACGAAGCCCTCAAGCCAGTGCTGGGGCTCCTCGCGGACCTCTTCGGCCTGTCCTGCCTGGAGTCCGCCAGCGGCTGGTTCCTGGAGCACGGCTACCTGGAGGCCCCCAAGGCCCAGGCCATCCGCAAGGAGCGCGTGAAGCTGTGCGCGGAGCTGCGGCCGGACGCGGTGGGGCTGGTGGACGCGTTCGGGATTCCCGACGCGTGTCTGGCCGCGCCCATCGGCCTGGGGCGGCTGGCGCCCGGCGGTGACCGCTTCGACGACGCGGCGGCGGACGGCTCGCGCACCACCTGA
- a CDS encoding phospholipase D-like domain-containing protein: MSELQDTEVLPQPGAHGFDGDGETRKHEMQGPFALPPGPEGFSFALYQSSGVGLTPGHRMQLLENSQVFGRMLEDIRAAKHSVHLLIYIWRPCALSDRFVEALRERSQAGVQCRVVVDAVGSEETAGDKDFDLQVEKRLTDAGVEVHYYRLLAGKVLGRLLGRSHQKLVVVDGRIAYTGGFGIWKVWEGDGLTPDHWRDTHVRVEGPEVRRMQVTFAKHWQESGGSLLPRECFPSLEADGGGCAAFIESSGRLGITEAERMVRLVVAAATKRLWIANAYFTPPNDILEQLEVKVRQGVDVRVLGPGPHHDVPVVRASQRSTYERLLAAGVRIWEYQPAMLHSKTMLVDDWLCVVGSTNLDSLSLNKLSEGSLVFEDREIAAKLEACWEKDVRHSKEITLQNGGRTNPWRRFARRATQLAGHDR, encoded by the coding sequence ATGAGCGAACTCCAGGACACGGAAGTGCTTCCCCAGCCCGGGGCCCACGGGTTCGACGGTGACGGCGAGACGCGCAAGCACGAGATGCAGGGGCCGTTCGCGCTGCCGCCGGGGCCCGAGGGGTTCTCGTTCGCGCTCTACCAGTCGTCGGGCGTGGGGCTGACGCCGGGGCACCGGATGCAGCTGCTGGAGAACAGCCAGGTCTTTGGCCGGATGTTGGAGGACATCCGCGCGGCGAAGCACAGCGTGCACCTGCTCATCTACATCTGGCGGCCGTGCGCGCTGTCGGACCGGTTCGTGGAGGCGCTGCGAGAGCGCTCCCAGGCGGGCGTGCAGTGCCGCGTGGTCGTGGACGCGGTGGGCAGCGAGGAGACGGCGGGGGACAAGGACTTCGACCTCCAGGTCGAGAAGCGGCTGACCGACGCGGGCGTGGAGGTGCACTACTACCGGCTGCTCGCGGGCAAGGTGCTGGGGCGGCTGCTGGGGCGGTCGCACCAGAAGCTCGTCGTGGTGGACGGGCGCATCGCGTACACGGGCGGCTTCGGCATCTGGAAGGTGTGGGAGGGCGACGGGCTGACGCCGGACCACTGGCGCGACACGCACGTCCGCGTGGAGGGGCCGGAGGTGCGGCGCATGCAGGTGACGTTCGCCAAGCACTGGCAGGAGTCGGGCGGGAGCCTGCTGCCGCGCGAGTGCTTCCCTTCGCTGGAGGCGGACGGAGGCGGGTGCGCGGCGTTCATCGAGAGCTCCGGGCGGTTGGGCATCACCGAGGCGGAGCGGATGGTGCGGCTGGTGGTGGCGGCGGCGACGAAGCGGCTGTGGATCGCCAACGCGTACTTCACGCCACCCAATGACATCCTGGAGCAGCTGGAGGTGAAGGTCCGGCAGGGCGTGGACGTGCGGGTGCTGGGGCCGGGGCCGCATCACGACGTGCCGGTGGTGCGGGCGTCGCAGCGGTCCACGTATGAGCGGCTGCTGGCGGCAGGGGTGCGCATCTGGGAGTACCAGCCGGCGATGCTGCACTCGAAGACGATGCTGGTGGATGACTGGTTGTGCGTCGTGGGCTCCACGAACCTGGACTCGCTGTCGCTCAACAAGTTGAGCGAGGGGTCGCTGGTGTTCGAGGACCGGGAGATCGCCGCGAAGCTGGAGGCGTGCTGGGAGAAGGACGTGCGGCACTCGAAGGAGATCACGCTCCAGAACGGCGGCCGGACGAACCCGTGGCGGAGGTTCGCGCGGCGGGCCACGCAGCTGGCGGGGCACGACCGGTAG
- a CDS encoding CHAP domain-containing protein has translation MRPRSPLEDLLLLRRSSLVILMSLGCLVGCAHVPDAAPRMAVELPASVAPPASSLEAPRVAAMGAEGALGVKAEAPPPLAFVTPEGSEGLAALLDAELPAAPEEAGVIAAALEAAALFTGPAQGPGGFWDELLPPPSKLARGIVARAAQLVGARRLDRSVPNDCSGLVRLAYLQAGIDLVAHGFLAGENAVTGIFRRAQAAGAVHRLNPRPGDLAFFKETYDRNRDGKRNDGMTHIAVVESVAPDGTVTFIHRGGKGVARSRMNLAFPTVHRKNSGALLNDFIRPASKGLRAYLAGELFVAFASPGAL, from the coding sequence ATGCGGCCGCGTTCACCCCTGGAGGACTTGTTGCTGCTGCGTCGTTCATCGCTCGTCATCCTGATGTCGCTGGGCTGCCTGGTGGGTTGCGCGCATGTGCCGGACGCCGCGCCACGGATGGCGGTGGAACTTCCGGCCTCCGTGGCGCCCCCTGCCTCCTCCCTTGAAGCACCAAGGGTCGCGGCGATGGGGGCGGAGGGCGCACTGGGAGTGAAGGCGGAAGCCCCGCCTCCGCTGGCGTTCGTGACGCCCGAGGGCAGCGAGGGGCTGGCGGCGCTGCTGGACGCGGAGCTCCCAGCGGCGCCGGAGGAGGCGGGCGTCATCGCGGCGGCGCTGGAGGCCGCGGCGCTCTTCACCGGGCCGGCGCAGGGGCCGGGAGGATTCTGGGATGAGCTGTTGCCGCCGCCGTCGAAGCTGGCGCGCGGCATCGTGGCCCGCGCGGCGCAGCTGGTGGGCGCGCGGCGTCTGGACCGCTCGGTGCCCAACGACTGTTCGGGGCTGGTGCGGCTGGCGTACCTGCAGGCGGGCATCGACCTGGTGGCGCACGGCTTCCTCGCGGGGGAGAACGCGGTGACGGGCATCTTCCGGCGCGCGCAGGCGGCGGGCGCGGTGCACCGGCTGAACCCGCGTCCCGGCGACCTGGCGTTCTTCAAGGAGACGTACGACCGCAACCGCGACGGCAAGCGCAACGACGGGATGACGCACATCGCGGTGGTGGAGAGCGTGGCGCCCGACGGCACCGTGACGTTCATCCACCGGGGCGGCAAGGGCGTGGCGCGCAGCCGCATGAACCTGGCGTTCCCGACGGTGCACCGCAAGAACTCGGGGGCGCTGCTCAACGACTTCATCCGGCCCGCGAGCAAGGGCCTGCGCGCGTACCTCGCCGGCGAGCTGTTCGTCGCGTTCGCTTCGCCTGGAGCTTTGTAG